ATCTAATCTATTCACGTGTCAAAGGTAAGAAGAGAGAAGATCAATGAGAGGATGAAGCTTCTGCAAGATCTTGTTCCTGGCTGCAGCAAGGCAAGTTTCTTTCATTCTCCTTAAATCTCCACATACTTTATGAAACTCATCGGCTTCAGCATGGCACTGCAGATCACAGGAAAGGCAGTAATGCTCGATGAGATCATAAACTATGTTCAATCACTGCAACAACAGGTTGAGGTAAGTATGGATTTATCATTCTAATTATACAGAATTTATCATAAAAAATGAGCCTCATCGATCGATACAACATTATAATCTCTTAGTCACTGTCTCGTGTTATTCTTATCAGATTACATCATTCCTCCATCCCTCCTCTCCCTGTTCACTTTTATTCTTAACTCTTCTATACAAGAATGAAGATTATTCGAATAGTATAAATAAAGCTATCGTATATTGCCTGAAACATTCATCTGCAACTTGCTCATTTGATCATCTCTAAGCAAACTACCCTGAAATGTACTCATGAAGTCTATGGTTTATCAGGCTGTGGGAGACACTCTTGGGGGTTTGCATAGAAGTAGTCTTCTTCCTTGGGCCTGTCAGGAATCACCACTCTCCTGCTAGGGTTCCCCATGCGCTCGGTATGAGTTGCCTTCACCGACCAGGAGAATTCATCCCAACTCAAAGTGCCATTAGTGTACTGATCTATCAGATCGACCAGGCGCTTTCGGTCTAACAGAATCGTCTTCTTGAACCCCAAGTACCTGAAAGTATGCATAATTTTAATGATGGCAGATAATTAAGCAAAAGGCCAGTAGGATCAAGTGCACCCTACCTACGATGACCTTCAACAACTTTGTCCATGTTACCGTCGTATGTAGGAACGAAGATATCACTCTCTAAGGAAACCAAGTAATCTAATGCAGCCATCTGGGATGAATGATTCTGGAAGTATCTAAGATCCGAATTTCCCAACAGAGTTTCCTTTTTTACCTATCAATATTGAAACAAGTAACAGATTGAAATAAGCAAATATTGCAATCGTAAAAACCCACTTACTGACCAGTCGAGGATAAGCAGTAGAAAGAGCTTTCATTCTCCTTTCTCCACCAAATATTTCTCCAGCTGCAATATGTATTTGAAAGTTGCTATCAATGACCAATGCCCTCAGTAACAAAGTGGTCTCTTCAGGTGTTAGAGGACAGAGACCATCTTTCCTTTTCATATCAGAGTTGATGACTTTATCTTTCCACCAGGGATAGGCATACCTGGTGCAGAAAGAAGAAGTGATAAATTGTTATGATGGACTATAATTCTCAGTCCAAGTAATAACAAAACTGAAAAGATGCACCTCATTCTTGTCAACTCATCTGCTTCCTCAGGAGTACAACCTTGAGTGCACCCTGAGAATGCCAACATATCCATTTCGTATCGCAAATGCAGGACCATAAAAGGACCTTGCTGTCGCAGAATTCTAATAATTCTTCTGCCCAATTCTTCAATTTGAGGGGTGAATCTAAGAGAGACATAGTTCACTTTGCAGCGCAATCTTTGTATTGCTAGCGGCAGACCATTGTTAGCAAGTCGGGCATCAGTTCTGTTCAAATGAATGACCTTGTGCTTTTGTATCAAAGGAAGAATCTACTTGCCAGACAAATTAGACATCAATCTTAAAAACAAGATCattcataattttatatatttttgttag
This window of the Zingiber officinale cultivar Zhangliang chromosome 3B, Zo_v1.1, whole genome shotgun sequence genome carries:
- the LOC121967902 gene encoding rhamnogalacturonan I rhamnosyltransferase 1-like — its product is MNGRQSSLVSRDVLLRKNSWMVSRPKIKLWMVRVTTMVLLWTCVLQLTAIGDIWGPRILRRWPAFLTPSYNSPLAVNESSPVIFVDKILLPPKRIYKNNGYLMVSCNGGLNQMRGAICDMVAIARYLNVTLIIPELDKTSFWNDPSEFQDIFDVDHFITSLKDEVRILKELPPKLKETVSRGLVYSMPPVSWSDISYYENQILPLIQKHKVIHLNRTDARLANNGLPLAIQRLRCKVNYVSLRFTPQIEELGRRIIRILRQQGPFMVLHLRYEMDMLAFSGCTQGCTPEEADELTRMRYAYPWWKDKVINSDMKRKDGLCPLTPEETTLLLRALVIDSNFQIHIAAGEIFGGERRMKALSTAYPRLVKKETLLGNSDLRYFQNHSSQMAALDYLVSLESDIFVPTYDGNMDKVVEGHRRYLGFKKTILLDRKRLVDLIDQYTNGTLSWDEFSWSVKATHTERMGNPSRRVVIPDRPKEEDYFYANPQECLPQPDKP